Proteins found in one Gemmatimonadota bacterium genomic segment:
- a CDS encoding glycosyltransferase family 2 protein yields the protein MNPTDPHVTIVILNWNRVADTLECLESLARMNYPSYSIVVVDNGSTDGSPEAIERWGREHLPVKQIRNAENRGFVRGSNQGMRHALSTNTDYVYLLNNDTVVEPDALSLLVASAERSGDVGMVGPKIYQYGKDNVLDSAGTRAIPWLAQGFLIGHGEKDQGQYDHPGEMPYVTGTALLVKRTVLEKVGLMDEDYFCYFDDFDWGLKAREAGYWLLLEPRAVVHHKGSQTAGLNSPFYVHHMVRSRILFARKNVPLLPFLFAFLPYLFLYRYLRPAFSLLVHLKWSHLRSLHRGIHEGFKIPVN from the coding sequence ATGAATCCTACCGATCCCCACGTAACGATCGTCATACTCAACTGGAACCGGGTAGCGGACACGCTGGAGTGTCTGGAATCGCTGGCGCGAATGAATTACCCTTCCTATTCGATCGTGGTCGTGGATAATGGTTCGACCGACGGCTCACCAGAGGCCATCGAGCGGTGGGGACGTGAGCACCTGCCTGTGAAGCAGATCCGTAACGCCGAAAACAGGGGATTCGTCCGCGGCAGCAACCAGGGCATGCGCCATGCCCTTTCGACGAACACCGATTACGTGTACCTGCTGAACAACGACACAGTCGTGGAGCCCGACGCGCTTTCGTTACTTGTCGCATCGGCGGAACGCTCCGGCGATGTCGGCATGGTGGGTCCGAAGATATACCAGTACGGAAAGGACAACGTGCTCGACAGCGCCGGTACCCGCGCCATCCCGTGGCTGGCACAGGGATTCCTGATCGGACATGGCGAAAAAGACCAAGGCCAGTACGATCATCCCGGCGAAATGCCCTATGTTACGGGAACGGCGCTCCTCGTCAAGCGGACCGTCCTGGAGAAAGTCGGACTGATGGACGAGGACTATTTTTGCTATTTCGATGACTTCGACTGGGGATTGAAGGCGCGGGAAGCCGGTTATTGGCTGCTGTTGGAACCCAGGGCCGTCGTCCACCACAAGGGATCGCAAACGGCCGGTTTGAACAGCCCTTTCTACGTGCATCACATGGTACGAAGCCGGATTCTCTTCGCGAGGAAAAACGTGCCGCTTCTGCCTTTTCTGTTCGCGTTCCTGCCCTACCTTTTTCTGTATCGCTATCTTCGACCGGCCTTTTCCCTGCTCGTACATCTGAAATGGTCCCATCTACGATCTCTTCATCGTGGAATACATGAAGGATTCAAAATCCCGGTCAACTGA
- a CDS encoding NAD(P)-binding protein translates to MTQVIVIGGGLAGLAGAVAMADAGFQVELYERRPILGGRATSFIHPSSGERVDNCQHVLLGCCVNLLDFYTRLGVAEHIDFHEDIPFIDESSRVSVIGPSALPPPLHLFPSFLRLKTMGILDKLSIVRTVAGMIRHVARLGRTGEPAVATAPAAASASATAPASAASRGAESSPATSRGTEPSPVSMADWLEAHGATNRAVEAFWKPFLISALNDELDDIDADYGVGTAVRAMLLNRSGYEVGLPAVPLGDLYAPCIDYIEQRGGRVVFNRGVTGISVHDGKVASISLQDGSSVEAEAYLSALPFDVLCKLLPKSQASDPYFSMLDGLSVSPITAVHVWFDRPVTELGYAAVIGRRIQWIFNQSSRHAGTFSADNGGAYLGLVVSASDDWMKTPRQVIIDQAMEDLESLLPAVRQAKLLKAIVVKEGRATFAPRPGCDALRPGPTSPLSNFSIAGDWVQTGWPATMESAVRSGYQAAEVLLRNLGARTPILKPDLPAEGLMKWVTGMRGF, encoded by the coding sequence ATGACCCAGGTAATCGTCATCGGAGGAGGGCTGGCCGGACTGGCCGGCGCGGTCGCAATGGCCGATGCCGGCTTCCAGGTCGAGCTGTACGAAAGGCGTCCGATCCTGGGAGGCCGCGCCACTTCCTTCATCCACCCGTCGAGCGGCGAAAGGGTGGATAACTGCCAGCACGTGCTCCTGGGCTGCTGCGTCAACCTCCTCGACTTTTACACGCGCCTCGGCGTCGCGGAACACATCGATTTCCACGAGGACATCCCGTTCATCGACGAGTCCAGCCGGGTCTCGGTCATTGGGCCCTCGGCGCTCCCCCCGCCCCTCCACCTGTTTCCATCGTTCCTGCGGCTAAAAACCATGGGCATCCTGGACAAGCTGTCCATCGTCCGTACCGTGGCCGGCATGATTCGTCACGTTGCGAGACTAGGGAGAACCGGCGAGCCGGCCGTGGCGACCGCCCCGGCGGCGGCTTCCGCTTCGGCAACGGCGCCCGCCTCTGCAGCGTCACGGGGCGCGGAGTCTTCACCGGCAACGTCGCGCGGCACGGAGCCTTCTCCGGTTTCCATGGCCGACTGGCTCGAGGCCCACGGGGCAACAAATCGAGCCGTCGAAGCCTTCTGGAAACCCTTCCTGATCAGCGCGCTCAATGACGAACTGGACGACATCGATGCCGACTACGGAGTCGGAACGGCCGTCCGGGCCATGCTGCTCAATCGCAGCGGATACGAGGTGGGACTGCCCGCCGTTCCGCTGGGAGATCTTTACGCGCCCTGTATAGACTACATCGAGCAGCGGGGCGGCCGCGTCGTGTTCAACCGGGGGGTTACCGGCATTTCCGTCCACGACGGCAAGGTGGCTTCCATCTCGCTGCAGGACGGTTCGTCCGTCGAAGCCGAGGCCTACCTTTCGGCCCTGCCTTTCGACGTCCTGTGCAAGCTGCTTCCTAAAAGCCAGGCCTCGGATCCCTATTTCTCGATGCTGGACGGGCTGTCGGTCTCGCCCATCACGGCCGTGCACGTCTGGTTCGACCGGCCCGTGACGGAACTGGGCTACGCCGCCGTGATCGGTCGGAGGATACAGTGGATATTCAACCAGTCCAGCCGGCACGCCGGTACCTTCTCTGCGGATAACGGCGGCGCCTATCTCGGCCTCGTGGTCAGCGCATCCGACGACTGGATGAAAACGCCCCGGCAGGTCATCATCGATCAGGCCATGGAAGATCTCGAATCCCTCCTGCCCGCCGTACGCCAGGCCAAACTGCTCAAGGCCATCGTCGTCAAGGAGGGCCGGGCCACCTTCGCGCCACGGCCCGGTTGCGACGCGCTGCGGCCCGGCCCTACCAGTCCCCTTTCCAATTTCTCCATCGCCGGCGACTGGGTGCAGACGGGCTGGCCGGCGACCATGGAGAGCGCCGTGCGCAGCGGTTACCAGGCTGCCGAGGTCCTGTTGCGTAACCTGGGAGCAAGGACGCCCATACTGAAACCCGACCTGCCCGCGGAGGGCCTGATGAAATGGGTAACGGGAATGCGGGGCTTCTGA
- a CDS encoding YfhO family protein: MAKQKTTASTPGKRRTSVTTGRSVNLTSRKYQPYIGNLLFCLIIAVLAVFVYRGYIIEGKMDIRPDFIGQAIPFDRFAQDFEREFDETPLWYPHIFGGMPFQASGTYHHLQYSFEALVNAVLPDVLVSALHGRFFFHLLLGAVSMFFLARALSLSRPASFIAATAFVFSTHMMATEHANRFICFMHVPLVFLAAYRVFDRGRPFDMLLLGAALGSQLSSFHPQIAFYTAMLIGLYAVYAVVNDLRDRTSAGRIIRKSALFAGGVVLAIAVAAVLVLPMQEYAQLSARGLSVGGSDVNVPFATSWSFPPFEILTFIIPSFAGFGGPLYWGDMPFTDFPNYLGIVVVVLAVAGIVLNRSRMTLFLVIAAVLALLVSFGRHLPPVSYVMLHFVPFFGKFRAPVMILVLSQFAVALLAGYGLHALVERMRAGKDTLGSFAKRLCVVAGGVLLLVLALTVFESSFQSFMTGVYTEADAAHGARSAMVNNADYHAGVNAMRFYRLMGDLWIMVLLLCAVSALIYATRKTSPRLLAAGLGALVVVDLLLVASRVVNPEDDPARIEAYYAARETEVVKALKDDPGPFRILPLSEFSSNEYGYFGISTIGGYHAAKLGVYQELMDQVGFNSFPVLNMLNTRYLVTAQPIQADGLTPVVESEGGYLYRNVAALPRAFLVDSVRVIAEKDAIFEAMRDPGFRPGEYAILEKPVGERLGPLNDSSVEITLHTPHRIEMAVDAAAPCLLVLSEIYYPAGWRATMDGLPAEIHKTNYVLRSVAVPEGRHDVVMTFEPTSFTAGHLVSRIASALVLAGLIAAGAMRIRKRLKNRA, encoded by the coding sequence ATGGCGAAACAAAAAACCACTGCGTCAACGCCAGGCAAGCGCAGAACGAGCGTGACCACCGGTCGGTCAGTCAACTTAACATCCCGAAAGTACCAACCTTATATCGGGAATCTCCTGTTCTGCCTGATCATCGCGGTGCTTGCCGTCTTCGTCTACCGCGGCTACATCATCGAGGGCAAGATGGACATCCGGCCCGATTTCATCGGCCAGGCCATCCCTTTCGATCGTTTCGCACAGGATTTCGAAAGAGAATTCGACGAAACGCCGCTCTGGTACCCCCACATCTTCGGCGGCATGCCCTTCCAGGCCAGCGGCACGTATCACCATCTGCAGTACAGTTTCGAAGCCCTGGTCAACGCCGTCCTGCCTGACGTGCTGGTCAGCGCGCTGCACGGCCGTTTCTTCTTCCACCTGCTCCTGGGCGCCGTGTCCATGTTTTTTCTGGCGCGCGCTTTATCGCTCTCCAGGCCGGCATCTTTCATCGCGGCAACGGCCTTCGTGTTTTCCACCCACATGATGGCCACGGAACATGCCAACCGTTTCATCTGCTTCATGCACGTCCCCCTGGTCTTCCTGGCCGCGTACCGCGTCTTTGACCGCGGACGACCCTTCGACATGTTGTTGCTCGGTGCGGCCCTGGGCTCTCAGCTGAGTTCCTTCCATCCGCAGATTGCCTTCTACACGGCCATGTTGATCGGCCTGTATGCCGTCTACGCGGTCGTGAACGACCTACGAGACAGAACGTCCGCGGGCCGCATAATCAGGAAATCCGCACTGTTTGCCGGCGGCGTCGTGCTGGCCATTGCCGTCGCGGCCGTGCTGGTCCTTCCCATGCAGGAATACGCGCAGCTCTCCGCCCGCGGCCTTTCCGTGGGGGGCAGCGACGTAAACGTGCCCTTCGCCACGAGCTGGTCGTTCCCACCGTTTGAAATCCTGACCTTCATCATTCCTTCCTTTGCCGGTTTCGGCGGCCCCCTGTATTGGGGCGACATGCCGTTTACCGATTTCCCGAACTACCTGGGCATCGTCGTCGTGGTCCTGGCCGTGGCGGGCATCGTGCTGAACAGATCGCGCATGACCCTGTTCCTGGTCATCGCCGCGGTCCTGGCCCTCCTGGTATCCTTCGGACGGCACCTGCCGCCCGTATCCTACGTCATGCTCCACTTCGTACCCTTCTTCGGCAAGTTCCGCGCACCGGTCATGATCCTGGTCCTGTCGCAGTTCGCCGTAGCGCTCCTCGCCGGTTACGGACTGCATGCGCTGGTCGAGCGTATGCGGGCAGGCAAAGACACGCTTGGGAGTTTCGCGAAAAGGCTGTGCGTCGTTGCCGGCGGGGTATTGCTGCTCGTCCTGGCGCTGACCGTGTTCGAATCCTCCTTCCAGTCCTTCATGACGGGCGTCTACACAGAGGCCGACGCGGCGCACGGGGCACGCAGCGCCATGGTGAACAACGCCGATTACCATGCCGGAGTCAATGCCATGCGTTTCTATCGGCTCATGGGCGACCTGTGGATCATGGTGCTGTTGCTTTGCGCGGTGTCCGCATTGATCTATGCCACCCGCAAAACGAGTCCCAGGCTGTTGGCCGCGGGGTTGGGCGCCCTGGTCGTCGTCGATCTTTTGCTCGTAGCCTCTCGGGTCGTGAACCCTGAGGATGATCCCGCGCGGATCGAAGCCTACTATGCCGCACGGGAAACCGAAGTCGTGAAGGCGCTGAAAGACGATCCCGGCCCCTTTCGCATCCTGCCGCTCTCCGAATTCTCTTCGAATGAGTACGGTTACTTCGGCATCTCCACTATCGGAGGTTACCACGCGGCGAAACTTGGCGTCTACCAGGAACTCATGGACCAGGTGGGATTCAATTCCTTCCCTGTGCTGAACATGTTGAATACCCGGTACCTGGTTACCGCGCAACCTATTCAGGCCGATGGGCTTACCCCCGTGGTCGAGTCCGAAGGCGGTTACCTCTACCGTAACGTTGCCGCCCTGCCGAGGGCCTTCCTGGTGGACAGCGTGCGCGTCATCGCCGAGAAGGACGCCATCTTCGAAGCCATGAGAGATCCCGGGTTCCGTCCCGGCGAATACGCGATCCTGGAAAAACCCGTCGGAGAGCGGCTCGGTCCACTGAACGACTCGTCTGTGGAAATCACGCTCCACACACCGCACCGCATCGAGATGGCAGTGGATGCGGCCGCGCCTTGTTTACTTGTACTGAGCGAGATCTACTATCCAGCCGGGTGGCGGGCTACGATGGACGGTCTCCCTGCCGAGATACATAAGACCAACTACGTGCTTCGCTCCGTGGCCGTCCCGGAGGGGCGCCATGATGTGGTCATGACGTTCGAACCGACGAGTTTCACAGCGGGCCACCTGGTGAGCCGGATCGCCAGTGCGCTGGTGCTGGCCGGTTTGATCGCCGCGGGTGCCATGCGCATCAGAAAACGCCTGAAAAACCGGGCATGA
- a CDS encoding sugar phosphate isomerase/epimerase codes for MSKDQSERRISMPANLLACRTASYGKFSESAYAHLPTIGVHHVEIDAPAPDQVAGVKSRLEDHGLSASSLQCPVEVQYDDVDARLTPHLDAAAALGAGLLFVSVQAGELDKGVAYERLHRAGAKAAEYGITIGMETHPDLITNAAVAMETMRGVDHPNVRVNYDTANIHYYNRDVDHVDEMEKVIDYIGSMHLKDTDGQYKTWCFPTFGEGIVDFKKVFDRLNAHGFHGPFTMEIEGVEGESLNEDETCRRVADSVAHLRSVGCDV; via the coding sequence ATGAGTAAGGATCAATCCGAAAGAAGGATCTCTATGCCCGCCAATCTGCTTGCGTGCCGAACGGCAAGCTACGGAAAGTTCAGCGAATCCGCCTATGCCCATCTGCCCACGATCGGCGTTCATCACGTTGAAATCGACGCACCCGCGCCGGACCAGGTCGCCGGGGTCAAGTCCAGGCTCGAAGATCACGGCCTTTCGGCCAGCAGCCTGCAGTGCCCGGTGGAGGTCCAGTACGACGACGTGGACGCGCGGCTGACCCCACACCTGGACGCCGCCGCGGCCCTGGGCGCCGGACTGCTTTTTGTCAGCGTACAGGCCGGGGAACTGGACAAGGGCGTGGCTTACGAACGTTTGCACCGGGCGGGGGCCAAAGCGGCCGAATACGGGATCACCATCGGCATGGAAACCCATCCCGACCTGATCACCAACGCGGCCGTAGCCATGGAGACCATGCGCGGCGTAGACCATCCCAACGTCCGCGTGAACTACGACACGGCCAACATACACTACTACAACCGGGACGTGGACCACGTCGACGAAATGGAAAAGGTCATCGACTACATCGGCAGCATGCATCTCAAGGATACCGACGGCCAATACAAGACCTGGTGCTTTCCTACATTCGGCGAGGGCATCGTCGATTTCAAGAAGGTTTTCGACCGGCTGAACGCCCACGGGTTCCACGGACCGTTCACCATGGAAATCGAAGGCGTGGAAGGGGAATCGCTCAACGAAGACGAGACCTGCCGGCGCGTGGCGGATTCGGTGGCGCACCTGCGGAGTGTCGGGTGTGACGTGTAG
- a CDS encoding polysaccharide biosynthesis protein encodes MSKRSAAVILYAALLIASVLQVFQSIVIAHFFDPEYLAPYRYGILAAGFAYLFATGLIESVFFFISGKYAPEARRYVGNTLASCALIFLVLLLLFEGVLDPYVLIHTELGPYLREIGAYLLIALFLFVNMTAHNALVGSGHTAAASVLRVFQYLLRILAIAGALFSGLIAAIYPLILLIVVLEGIQSLLYGLVLLNRKLLSFRLRGIETRAQYRYAFGLGVAGFIPFINGSLDKIMISAFLGASSFAIYSVSAIELPIAGILMSVFGSVLFSTYVGYAENGDHPSMAALWRKCSKYGMIAIVPAGIFVFLFSDVLYRLILPDAYFEGHRVLGIYALLLLLRFNSPDVLARALNRNAIIVQAATAMLIVNVAGNLVFIEVFGLWGAALATLCGTAAGWIYYLARYARLLKQPVSALLPWKPYVILIVLSAVFFGAARWTFDRIEVSAVLVILGAALAILGAVAYLWYAFSLLEKPEKAFVRDLARKMGVPLRPTD; translated from the coding sequence ATGTCAAAACGAAGCGCCGCCGTCATACTCTATGCCGCGCTGCTCATCGCGAGCGTGCTGCAGGTATTCCAGTCGATCGTTATCGCCCATTTCTTCGACCCGGAATACCTGGCGCCCTACCGCTATGGCATCCTGGCGGCCGGATTCGCCTACCTGTTCGCCACCGGACTGATCGAGAGCGTCTTCTTCTTCATATCGGGCAAATACGCCCCGGAAGCCCGCAGGTACGTGGGGAACACCCTGGCCAGCTGCGCGCTGATCTTCCTGGTCCTCCTCCTGCTCTTCGAAGGCGTGCTCGACCCCTACGTGCTCATCCACACGGAACTGGGTCCCTATCTCCGGGAGATCGGCGCCTATCTCCTGATCGCGCTGTTCCTGTTCGTCAACATGACCGCCCACAACGCCCTGGTAGGAAGCGGTCACACGGCCGCCGCCAGCGTCCTGCGGGTGTTCCAGTACCTCCTGCGCATCCTGGCCATCGCCGGTGCGCTGTTCTCGGGCCTGATCGCGGCCATCTACCCACTCATCCTGCTGATCGTCGTCCTGGAAGGGATCCAGTCCCTGCTCTACGGGCTCGTCCTGCTCAACAGGAAGCTGCTTTCCTTCCGGCTGCGCGGCATCGAGACCCGGGCCCAGTACCGCTACGCCTTCGGACTGGGCGTCGCGGGATTCATCCCCTTCATCAACGGGAGCCTGGACAAGATCATGATCAGCGCCTTCCTGGGCGCATCCAGCTTCGCCATCTACAGCGTGTCGGCCATCGAACTGCCCATCGCCGGCATTCTGATGAGCGTGTTCGGTTCGGTGCTCTTTTCCACCTACGTGGGATACGCCGAAAACGGCGATCATCCGTCCATGGCGGCCCTGTGGCGCAAGTGCTCCAAGTACGGCATGATCGCCATCGTCCCCGCGGGGATCTTCGTCTTTCTCTTCTCCGACGTGCTGTACCGGCTCATCCTCCCGGACGCCTACTTCGAGGGGCACCGGGTCCTGGGCATCTACGCACTGCTCCTCCTGCTCCGCTTCAACAGCCCGGACGTCCTCGCCCGGGCCCTCAACCGGAACGCGATCATCGTCCAGGCCGCGACCGCCATGCTGATCGTCAACGTCGCGGGCAACCTGGTATTCATCGAGGTCTTCGGCCTGTGGGGCGCGGCTCTCGCCACCCTGTGCGGGACCGCCGCGGGATGGATATACTACCTGGCCCGCTACGCCCGGCTGCTGAAGCAACCCGTAAGCGCGCTCCTCCCCTGGAAGCCGTATGTCATCCTCATCGTCCTATCGGCCGTCTTCTTCGGCGCGGCGCGTTGGACTTTCGACCGGATCGAGGTGAGCGCCGTCCTGGTCATCCTGGGTGCCGCCCTGGCCATCCTGGGCGCCGTCGCCTACCTCTGGTACGCGTTTTCCTTGTTGGAGAAGCCGGAGAAGGCGTTCGTTCGGGACCTGGCGAGGAAAATGGGCGTTCCTCTTAGACCGACGGACTGA
- a CDS encoding GNAT family N-acetyltransferase — translation MPEQQLRMMRPVLEDLPEISVPDGYALRTYRPGDEAAWSEIMNTGIGTDWTAEKCRKELTETEPFMADGCFFATRSGVAVATACAYDVQPEGISAAQVHMVCAKPAHRGRGLGRLVTLAVLHYMRERGYATAFLGTDDFRVPAVKTYLGLGFIPDYIEDSHRLRWSAVFAKVGELPS, via the coding sequence ATGCCTGAACAGCAACTCCGGATGATGCGCCCCGTCCTGGAAGACCTGCCGGAAATCAGCGTGCCGGACGGGTATGCGCTGAGGACCTACCGGCCCGGCGACGAAGCCGCCTGGTCCGAGATCATGAACACGGGCATCGGGACGGACTGGACGGCGGAGAAGTGCCGCAAAGAGCTGACGGAAACGGAACCGTTCATGGCGGACGGGTGTTTCTTCGCAACACGATCGGGGGTAGCCGTGGCCACGGCCTGCGCCTATGACGTCCAGCCCGAGGGGATAAGCGCCGCGCAGGTTCACATGGTATGCGCGAAACCGGCCCACCGCGGAAGGGGACTGGGCCGACTCGTTACCCTGGCCGTGCTCCATTACATGCGGGAGCGTGGCTACGCGACCGCATTTCTGGGTACGGACGATTTCCGTGTGCCGGCCGTCAAGACCTATCTCGGACTGGGGTTCATTCCCGACTATATCGAGGACAGCCACCGTTTGCGCTGGTCCGCCGTGTTCGCGAAAGTCGGGGAACTACCGTCCTGA
- a CDS encoding aminotransferase class V-fold PLP-dependent enzyme: protein MIQNDYEIESIPESAWQVSRRSFMKRLAGGIAAGGALVYGTSASASPKIDAPQDLETAISGTDPGDERYWHAVRSQFLLRDDLALMNAANLCPSPYPVMESVFKYTRDLDYDASFHNRMKYRQIREETREKMARLLGAHPDEIALVRNTSEANNVISTGYHLGAGDEVLLSDLNHPSNNQAWQVKARRFGFKINYVSVPVVPQSEDEIIDAFERAYTPATKVMSFTHVSNTTGLTMPAKRLCAAARARGVFSVVDGAQSFGALKIDLADMGCDAYTGSAHKWFMGPKEVGVLYVRKDSQDAVWPSIVSAGWRDEVEESARKYEVLGQRDDAALTATGRGVEFHEKIGPARVEARMRQVATAIKEGISGLPGIELSTSMDPALSAGVVIFKPGELDPRKVFDKLYNTYHIAGAGMGPNVRLSPHIYNTLDEADRAVTAVAEMLRDGV, encoded by the coding sequence ATGATCCAGAACGACTATGAAATAGAGAGCATACCGGAATCGGCGTGGCAGGTGTCCCGCCGATCGTTCATGAAACGGCTGGCCGGGGGGATCGCCGCGGGCGGCGCCCTGGTTTACGGCACTTCCGCCTCCGCATCGCCGAAGATTGACGCGCCCCAGGACCTGGAGACGGCGATCTCCGGCACCGACCCCGGCGACGAGCGGTACTGGCACGCGGTCCGGAGCCAGTTCCTCCTACGGGACGACCTGGCGCTGATGAACGCCGCGAACCTCTGCCCATCGCCCTATCCGGTAATGGAATCAGTCTTCAAGTACACCCGCGACCTGGATTACGACGCGTCGTTCCACAACCGCATGAAGTACCGGCAGATCAGAGAGGAGACGCGCGAGAAGATGGCGCGCCTTCTGGGCGCCCACCCTGACGAGATCGCGCTAGTACGGAACACGAGCGAGGCCAACAACGTCATCAGCACCGGCTATCACCTCGGGGCGGGCGACGAGGTGCTGCTGTCCGACCTGAACCATCCCTCGAACAACCAGGCGTGGCAGGTCAAGGCCAGGCGCTTCGGCTTCAAGATCAACTACGTGTCGGTCCCGGTGGTGCCTCAGAGTGAAGACGAGATCATCGATGCCTTCGAGCGGGCCTACACCCCGGCGACGAAAGTCATGTCCTTCACGCACGTCTCCAACACCACCGGGCTTACCATGCCGGCCAAGAGGCTGTGCGCGGCGGCGCGGGCCCGCGGCGTGTTTTCCGTCGTGGACGGCGCCCAGAGCTTCGGCGCCCTGAAGATCGATCTCGCCGATATGGGCTGCGACGCCTACACGGGCAGCGCCCACAAGTGGTTCATGGGTCCGAAGGAGGTCGGTGTGCTCTACGTCCGCAAGGACAGCCAGGACGCCGTCTGGCCCAGCATCGTGAGCGCGGGCTGGCGGGACGAAGTGGAGGAGAGCGCCCGCAAGTACGAGGTCCTAGGGCAGCGGGACGACGCGGCGCTGACGGCCACGGGACGGGGCGTCGAATTTCACGAGAAGATCGGGCCCGCCCGCGTGGAGGCCCGCATGCGCCAGGTGGCCACGGCCATCAAGGAAGGGATATCCGGCCTGCCGGGCATCGAGCTTTCCACGTCCATGGACCCCGCCCTTTCCGCCGGCGTAGTCATCTTCAAGCCGGGCGAACTCGATCCGCGCAAAGTCTTCGACAAGCTCTACAATACGTACCATATCGCCGGTGCGGGCATGGGACCCAACGTCCGCCTTTCCCCCCATATTTACAATACCCTCGATGAGGCGGACCGCGCCGTTACCGCGGTCGCGGAGATGCTGAGGGACGGGGTCTGA
- a CDS encoding class I SAM-dependent methyltransferase gives MKTCFMNDYTQKTREWLDVRFRQTDSQGVYFAHQPIYGFRMGHCEKSLLHRYIITYHIMNALSHFSFESLVDLGGAEGYKGAMVRHLFNTDVKSCDLSQEACNRADEIYNVDTQAIDVQDLPFETDSFDIVLCSEVLEHVQEFETAVEQLVRVSRKAVIITLPHESQKHVEKHRTQPHAHLRSFSLSSLDYLESRGFKITRTKMNNPFLKPLGLLVEAMPRTYKRPIPLWNLYNRSLPLLRVLFGKRSMEFLIHLDTFFSNVMSYNSMMFVIVKDTTAYSTRPLKQIRSNHIIDFAVPYHYVRNQT, from the coding sequence ATGAAAACCTGCTTTATGAACGATTACACACAGAAAACCCGGGAATGGCTCGACGTTAGATTCAGGCAGACTGATAGTCAGGGTGTCTATTTTGCCCATCAGCCAATCTATGGTTTCCGCATGGGGCATTGTGAAAAGAGCCTGCTGCACCGCTATATTATCACTTATCACATTATGAATGCGTTATCCCACTTTAGTTTCGAAAGCCTCGTTGATCTGGGCGGTGCGGAAGGCTATAAAGGCGCGATGGTACGGCATCTTTTCAACACAGACGTAAAAAGTTGTGATTTATCCCAAGAAGCATGCAATCGAGCGGATGAGATATACAATGTAGATACTCAAGCCATAGATGTTCAGGACCTGCCGTTTGAGACAGATTCTTTTGACATCGTATTGTGTAGTGAAGTGCTGGAACATGTTCAGGAATTCGAAACGGCCGTGGAGCAATTGGTTCGTGTAAGTAGAAAAGCGGTTATCATTACGCTCCCTCATGAGTCCCAAAAACATGTAGAGAAACATCGCACCCAACCACATGCCCATCTACGATCATTTAGCTTGAGTTCACTTGATTACCTTGAGTCTCGCGGGTTTAAGATCACCCGAACGAAAATGAACAACCCGTTTTTAAAGCCTTTGGGTTTACTTGTAGAAGCAATGCCGCGTACCTATAAGCGTCCTATACCATTGTGGAATCTATACAACCGCTCACTGCCTTTGTTACGAGTGCTGTTTGGTAAACGTTCAATGGAGTTTCTAATCCACTTAGATACTTTTTTTAGTAACGTTATGTCCTACAACAGTATGATGTTTGTGATTGTAAAGGACACGACCGCATACTCCACGCGTCCATTAAAGCAAATAAGAAGTAACCACATAATAGACTTTGCTGTGCCGTATCATTATGTTCGTAACCAAACGTAA